A genomic segment from Salmo trutta chromosome 38, fSalTru1.1, whole genome shotgun sequence encodes:
- the LOC115177818 gene encoding gastrula zinc finger protein XlCGF17.1-like gives MLTFPTMSSLSYSPPAKEEEGCWSEKEALGLNIVVKEEENITVKEEEEAFRIKQEEEEAFILKEEEPFAVKEEEEAISIKEEEEDVLGVEEEETEDLINIRERPDSDSEKSPLGEPDPETPKPAGPHHCSQCGNSFSTLGNLKRHEMAHTGEKPFQCSQCDKSFTQIGSLKRHEGIHKEGRKTYHCSQCGKRFTQLGSLKTHKTIHTGEKPFQCSQCDHSFTQIGNLNRHEGIHTGEKPYQCSKCDKRFLRSQYLKSHEMTHTEEKSFHCSHCGKSFTQLRSLKRHKRTHT, from the exons ATGCTAACATtcccgaccatgagctcactaagctactctcctccagCTAAAGAAGAAGAGGGCTGCTGgtcggagaaagaagctctgggtcTGAACATTGTCGTAAAAGAAGAGGAgaatattacagtgaaagaagaggaagaagctttcagaataaaacaggaggaagaggaggctttCATATTGAAAGAGGAAGAACCTTTtgcagtgaaagaggaagaggaggctatctcaataaaagaggaggaggaagacgtattgggggtggaggaagaggagacagaAGACCTGATTAACATCA gagagagaccagactctgaCAGCGAGAAGAGTCCTTTaggggaaccagacccagagacgcccAAACCAGCAGGACCACACCACTGCTCTCAATGTGGAAACAGTTTTTCTACGTTAGGGAACCTAAAACGTCATGAGAtggcacacacaggagagaagcctttccaatgttcccagtgtgataAGAGTTTTACCCAGATAGGGAGCCTGAAAAGGCATGAAGGAATACACAAAGAAGGGAGGAAGACctaccactgctctcagtgtggaaagagatttactcagttagggagcctgaaaacacacaagacaatacacacaggagagaagcctttccaatgttcccagtgtgatcATAGTTTTACCCAGATAGGAAACCTGAATAGGCATGaaggaatacacacaggagaaaagccctacCAATGCTCTAAGTGTGACAAGAGATTTTTACGATCACAGTACCTAAAATCACATGAGATGACACACACAGAGGAAAAGTCtttccactgctcccactgtggaaagagttttactcagttacGGAGCCTGAAAAGACATAAGAGGACACACACATGA
- the LOC115178569 gene encoding zinc finger protein 239-like, with protein sequence LCLSLAGERSDSEEPEPETSKPAKRHDCSHCRKSFTKLGNLKRHERTHTGAKPHHCSQCGKSFTQLGNLKIHERIHTGEKPYECSQCGMSFTKLGYLKSHERTHTGEKPFHCSLCGKSFTELGNMKRHERTHTGEKPHHCSQCGKTFTELGSLKIHKRIHTGEKPFHCSLCGKSFTELSNLKKHERTHTGDKPFHCSLCGKSFTELGSLKMHKRIHTGEKPHHCSQCGKSFTKLGNLKMHERIHTGEKPYQCSLCVKSFTSLRQLKEHERIHTIEKR encoded by the coding sequence ctctgtttgtctttggcaggagaaagATCAGACTCAGAGGAACCAGAGCCAGAGACGTCCAAACCAGCAAAACGACACGACTGCTCCCACTGCAGgaagagttttaccaagttagggaacctgaaaagACATGAGAGAACGCACACTGGAGCAAAGCCtcatcactgctcccagtgtgggaagagttttacccagttagggaacctaaaaatacatgagagaatacacacaggagagaagccttacgaatgctctcagtgtggaatgagttttaccaagttagggtacctgaaatcacatgagagaacacacacaggagagaagcctttccactgctcaCTGTGCGGAAAGAGTTTTACAGAGTTAGGCAACATGAAAAGGCATGAGCGGACACACACAGGCGAGAAGCCTCatcactgctctcagtgtggaaagactTTTACcgagttagggagcctgaaaatacataagagaatacacacaggggagaagcctttccactgctccctttgtggaaagagttttaccgaGTTAAGCAACCTGAAAAAACATgagcggacacacacaggagataagcctttccactgctccctgtgtggaaagagttttacagaGTTAGGGAGTCTAAAAATgcataagagaatacacacaggtgaGAAGCCTCATCACTgttctcagtgtggaaagagttttaccaagttagggaacctgaaaatgcatgagagaatacacacaggagagaagccttaccaatgCTCCCTGTGCGTAAAGAGTTTTACCTCATTAAGGCAATTGAAAGAACATGAAAGAATCCACACCATAGAGAAACGTTAG